In a genomic window of Gloeocapsopsis dulcis:
- a CDS encoding sulfotransferase family protein yields the protein MQVKRKQSVLIVAGMARSGTSFTTSLLQNAGLDIGQRLLEPGHGNIKGFFENVDFVRFHEEVLRSQGLDEIGWTLEDNIPVQEPYRQQAKEIISKNSQANIWEWKDPRTTLFLDFWAELLPDAKFIFIYRSPWEVVDSLYRRGDEIFMKYPELAIKLWIHYNQKLLNFLHKFPNQCLLVSVDNIVNHTEQFVQGINAKFDLNLAMPATDIYDRSLLYTQTADIYRPTLIAYYFPEAIDIFVELNTQDLLGKFPNQSLLEQIKVTPEKEWAFRDWMNVRHLEKKVESLCSELKL from the coding sequence ATGCAAGTTAAGAGAAAACAGTCAGTTTTGATCGTTGCCGGAATGGCTCGTTCTGGAACGTCTTTTACTACATCTTTACTACAAAATGCCGGATTAGATATTGGGCAAAGACTGTTAGAACCAGGTCATGGAAATATTAAGGGTTTTTTTGAAAATGTAGATTTCGTGAGGTTTCATGAAGAGGTTTTGCGATCGCAAGGTTTAGATGAGATTGGTTGGACATTAGAAGATAATATTCCAGTTCAAGAACCTTACAGACAGCAAGCCAAAGAAATTATCAGCAAAAATTCCCAAGCGAACATTTGGGAATGGAAAGATCCAAGAACAACACTTTTTCTGGACTTTTGGGCTGAGCTACTTCCAGATGCTAAGTTTATTTTTATTTACCGCTCACCTTGGGAAGTTGTAGATTCTCTTTATCGTCGTGGTGATGAGATATTTATGAAATATCCAGAGCTAGCAATCAAACTTTGGATACATTATAACCAAAAACTATTGAATTTTCTGCACAAGTTTCCTAATCAGTGTCTCTTAGTTAGCGTTGATAACATAGTTAATCACACAGAACAGTTCGTTCAGGGAATTAATGCCAAATTTGACTTGAATTTAGCAATGCCTGCAACAGATATCTATGATCGTTCACTACTTTACACCCAAACCGCAGATATTTATAGACCTACACTTATTGCTTATTATTTTCCTGAAGCAATAGATATCTTTGTAGAACTCAACACTCAAGACTTACTAGGTAAATTTCCTAATCAATCATTACTTGAACAGATCAAAGTTACACCTGAGAAGGAATGGGCTTTTCGAGATTGGATGAATGTTCGGCATTTAGAAAAGAAAGTAGAAAGTCTTTGTTCTGAATTGAAACTATGA
- a CDS encoding glycosyltransferase, whose protein sequence is MRHQKIFYFCFSDNQSSGGNKEIYKHSEILNKHGYESYILHTTKNFKITWFNHNAKIIYLDTFNSLFDKEKDFVVLPEDVGNDMLSFSGNKIIFNQNIYYGFHVFDRQKPQTYPYLHAEVKGALVVSEHNKSYLKFAYPQLDIFRVFCGVDTDKFKFQPLKKKKKRIACNPAKRPLDITLLYHILQSRAEQGLNNLSEYEWVFIEDKTEVEVAQIMQESLIFIFLSKEEGFPLMPLEAMACGCLVFAYNVAPITEYVHPTFLFEPGDFLSIAKTIEMITQSFPAAIKTWETVSEIGRDTALQYSLQLEEKSVVKAWQEILQNNSSTSCASYAELQQD, encoded by the coding sequence ATGAGGCACCAAAAGATATTTTATTTCTGTTTTAGTGACAATCAATCATCTGGAGGTAACAAGGAAATCTATAAACACAGTGAAATTCTTAACAAGCATGGTTATGAGTCATACATTCTACATACCACCAAAAACTTTAAAATCACTTGGTTTAACCATAATGCAAAAATTATCTACTTAGATACTTTTAATAGCTTATTTGATAAAGAGAAAGATTTCGTAGTCTTACCAGAAGATGTGGGTAACGATATGCTTTCTTTTTCTGGTAATAAAATAATCTTTAATCAAAATATTTACTATGGATTTCATGTATTTGACAGGCAAAAACCACAAACATATCCTTATCTTCATGCAGAAGTAAAAGGCGCTTTGGTAGTTTCAGAACACAATAAAAGTTACCTAAAGTTTGCTTATCCTCAGTTAGATATTTTTCGAGTATTTTGCGGAGTTGATACTGATAAGTTTAAGTTTCAACCGCTAAAGAAAAAGAAAAAAAGGATAGCTTGTAATCCGGCAAAAAGACCTCTGGATATTACTCTACTTTATCATATCTTACAATCCCGTGCTGAACAAGGATTAAATAATTTAAGTGAATACGAATGGGTGTTTATTGAGGATAAGACTGAGGTAGAAGTCGCCCAAATTATGCAGGAGTCTTTGATATTTATCTTTTTAAGTAAAGAGGAAGGCTTTCCGCTAATGCCTTTAGAGGCGATGGCTTGCGGATGTTTAGTTTTTGCTTACAATGTAGCACCTATAACCGAATATGTGCATCCCACCTTTTTGTTTGAACCTGGAGATTTTTTAAGTATTGCTAAAACGATAGAGATGATTACCCAATCATTTCCAGCAGCAATCAAAACTTGGGAAACAGTTAGCGAGATAGGCAGAGATACAGCGTTGCAGTACTCGTTGCAATTAGAAGAGAAAAGCGTTGTAAAAGCATGGCAAGAAATTTTGCAGAATAATAGCAGCACTTCATGCGCGTCGTACGCTGAACTTCAGCAAGACTAA
- a CDS encoding sulfotransferase family protein codes for MLIITGMHRSGTSFTTSLLQNAGLDIGKRLLKPGHGNIKGFFENVDFVKFHEEVLRSQGLNEIGWTLEDKVPVQEPYRQQAKEIISKNSQVNIWGWKDPRTTLFLDFWTELLPDAKFIFIYRSPWEVVDSLYRRGDEIFMKYPELAVKLWIHYNQKILNFLDSFPDQCLLTSVYSIVSHTEEFIYKINNKFDLNLVKPAAEIYDRSLLYTQTADIHRPTLIAYYFPEAINVYAELNKREILGGSSPDEALLEQIKAIPEQTWAFQDWINIRHLEKKVKSLRFELKKRVKVL; via the coding sequence GTGTTAATCATCACTGGGATGCACCGTTCTGGAACATCTTTTACTACATCTTTACTACAAAATGCCGGATTAGATATTGGGAAACGATTGTTAAAACCAGGTCATGGAAATATTAAGGGTTTTTTTGAAAATGTAGATTTTGTTAAGTTTCATGAAGAGGTGCTGCGATCGCAAGGTTTGAATGAGATTGGTTGGACATTAGAAGATAAGGTTCCAGTTCAAGAACCTTACAGACAGCAAGCCAAAGAAATTATTAGCAAAAATTCCCAAGTGAACATTTGGGGATGGAAAGATCCAAGAACAACACTTTTTCTGGACTTTTGGACTGAGTTACTACCAGATGCTAAGTTTATTTTTATTTACCGCTCACCTTGGGAAGTTGTAGATTCTCTTTATCGTCGTGGTGATGAGATATTTATGAAATATCCAGAGCTAGCAGTCAAACTTTGGATACATTACAATCAAAAAATATTAAATTTTCTTGATAGTTTTCCCGACCAGTGCTTACTAACCAGTGTTTATAGCATCGTTAGTCATACAGAAGAATTTATTTATAAAATTAATAATAAATTTGATTTGAACTTAGTCAAACCTGCTGCCGAGATTTATGACCGTTCGCTGCTTTACACGCAAACAGCGGATATTCATAGACCTACACTGATTGCTTATTATTTCCCTGAAGCAATCAATGTCTACGCAGAACTCAACAAGAGAGAGATCTTAGGGGGTAGTTCTCCAGATGAAGCATTACTTGAACAGATTAAAGCAATTCCTGAGCAGACATGGGCTTTTCAGGATTGGATAAACATTCGACATTTAGAAAAAAAAGTTAAAAGCCTTCGTTTTGAATTAAAAAAACGTGTGAAAGTGCTTTAA